From the genome of Leptodactylus fuscus isolate aLepFus1 chromosome 1, aLepFus1.hap2, whole genome shotgun sequence, one region includes:
- the NWD2 gene encoding NACHT and WD repeat domain-containing protein 2 isoform X2, whose translation MEFQAIDLYWGIPTEEWDSPELQRTRMRLLEECLKTSAGPCFVGLLGEKYGTIRIPGEVESSEFEMILDAAIEAKLDTRTLEEWYCRDENAVPPAYYLRPKSELLKNQHNPGDPSTRSANENKWRAAVEEIKNIFNTAVKLLQEKGKMKSSQAKRYLSSALEDEFDFALGKQTAAFLKKCVCYIRKISNIEKHVKIPEMSRYTDVIKVEGKPVRDPEALEKMVKLRDEFIPTIVASSNLRVYTSVTHCDMKLGYSQEVENHYVEGLCKQFYEDMIDIIQATVQQNFETETDSLYDEILQHLSLCRTYSSFYEYRCEALSLVHKYIQPSKSGHINPLVIYGGPCTGKTLLLAEVAKKVCSWLQEEMGHECDPVVIVRFIGSTEISSELSYLLQSLCEQLAVNYRCLLQSIPKKIVDLRELFLNLVNESSYHKPLVLVLDSLEQLTESDDARKLWWLPIHLPRTVRIILSTLPNKHGILQKLRCLINNEDNYIELIPRDRKMCSQILKHQLLRVKRKVTSGQQIYVNEAFSRCTLPMFVNLTFREVRNWRSHKDVDESTLCVTVHENIEQLFCSLENKCGLRLVSRALGYITMAKTGLTEVELEDILALDNNVMNELVANGKTLNPLRIPYTIIAQIKEDLAGYLVERHIRNCTLLVWSNRHLHLIAQKLYLSNDDDLQEMHVNMAEYFLGAWSGGRKKPFYNDHNYFENCIPNEHRGLHDEIHYNDENEFDRQAPEQPWAFQCNPLQPDIFFINHRKMTELLHHLTRSGMTDEIMSGITMNFSWLYMMIKIGQFDRALSDIEIAYNYSQEKELKFLASTLQSIKNKVLKNPGSLSAELQQILLPVVSSLPKFRNLLVECDKDGPKYCSIVPLHSSMDVTYTPERLSLSSSSLHVTEVLPTYSPNIIISALENGTISTWDVEARQLLRQITTTQFVIMGMKLTADEKYLVVSTAKNTLLIYDNINSCLLSEVEVKGSKSVGGGPNLINGFTLSHTHALAWLEASKDVNVIDLLYGWPLYNFHCWYEVTCIQCSSDGLYAFCGQYLNTTTIFHLGTGEKLSTVTSEFSGGFVKYILVLDTSQEVVMIDNEGSLSVWNIEEITNPQLTEEFDCTKGDSDVISTELSEDQSALLICKALSIELLDTRMWKVSEKFRAKRNERFISAVLSRNCDCIIASMENTSSIFVWRRDTGQCMASLQEISGSIVKLVKSSHHNLLLSLSISGVLSIWDIDILTAMSNIDKTGRAVHTVLLSGRGDYIYSFDGSEYVQKWNFNTGFIESAFKHEGTVENGVLTATGELMVTSDDKCNQYVWHTGTGENLFRISGQRISQLLITHNDQFIVSLCEQNASRVWRLATGHKVCNILAALKNALITTANTFLIGMTKNKLLAVSLWTGSITKKFCCDDGSTIINFKLIPDCPEFVVFMTSTETVNIWSLAEEAICKRVQLPCNFLRNLNEFEISPNGKLGIITHGDEKFNVLDLNTGKLRVVHASGIIWKQSLSCDGRYLVYICFQNGEDDEDNSVSSLIVMRLADGKSIGACTLYKTPTFLALSQRHLNIVVGFDDGSIGTYTVVDRVDATLKIKIATSNSRQIFNNKTHFHRPKCNNYMYKMAPDCLWRESTEVFARDSPITVSESGEGTESTPTKKHNFCYEKMCSAIDCRGQSFAANN comes from the exons GGAGATCCTTCCACAAGATCGGCCAATGAGAATAAGTGGCGTGCAGCAGTAGAAGAGatcaaaaatatttttaacactGCAGTAAAGTTGCTTCAGGAGAAAGGAAAGATGAAATCCAGCCAAGCAAAAAGATACCTATCATCTG CCTTGGAAGATGAATTTGACTTCGCATTAGGAAAACAAACAGcggcatttttaaaaaaatgtgtttgctATATTCGGAAAATTTCCAATATTGAAAAACATGTGAAAATACCTGAGATGTCCAGGTATACAGATGTGATAAAGGTAGAAGGAAAGCCCGTGCGAGATCCAGAGGCCCTTGAGAAGATGGTAAAGCTCAGGGATGAATTTATTCCTACGATCGTTGCATCATCCAATCTACGGGTTTACACTTCAGTGACACAttgtgacatgaaactgggctaCTCTCAAGAAGTGGAGAACCATTACGTGGAAGGACTTTGCAAGCAGTTCTACGAGGACATGATTGATATCATCCAGGCAACTGTGCAACAGAATTTTGAAACCGAGACAGATTCTCTCTACGATGAAATCTTACAGCATTTGTCTTTGTGTAGAACCTACTCTTCCTTTTATGAATACAGATGTGAAGCGCTAAGCCTTGTTCATAAATACATACAGCCTTCCAAATCAGGCCATATCAACCCGCTAGTAATATATGGTGGACCCTGCACTGGAAAAACACTCCTCTTAGCAGAAGTAGCAAAAAAG GTCTGTTCATGGCTACAAGAAGAAATGGGACACGAGTGCGATCCTGTCGTCATCGTAAGATTCATTGGATCCACAGAAATAAGCTCTGAATTAAGTTATCTTCTCCAAAGCCTATGCGAGCAGCTAGCTGTCAATTACAGATGTTTACTGCAGAGCATTCCTAAAAAGATTGTAGATCTGCGAGAGCTCTTCTTAAATTTGGTGAACGAGTCTTCTTATCATAAGCCCTTGGTTCTTGTATTAGACAGCCTTGAGCAGCTAACTGAGAGTGACGATGCCAGGAAACTTTGGTGGCTCCCTATCCATCTTCCACGCACAGTTCGTATCATATTGTCAACACTGCCAAACAAGCATGGAATCCTCCAAAAACTACGGTGCCTTATAAACAACGAGGACAACTACATAGAACTTATTCCACGAGACAGAAAAATGTGCAGCCAAATACTTAAACATCAGCTGTTGAGAGTTAAGAGGAAAGTAACATCGGGCCAACAAATCTACGTCAATGAAGCATTTTCTAGGTGTACTCTACCAATGTTTGTGAACCTGACGTTTAGAGAGGTGCGAAATTGGAGGTCTCATAAGGATGTCGATGAATCGACTCTCTGTGTGACAGTCCATGAGAATATAGAGCAGTTATTCTGCTCCCTGGAAAACAAGTGTGGACTGAGGTTGGTGTCAAGAGCACTTGGTTATATTACAATGGCCAAAACAGGGCTCACCGAGGTAGAACTAGAAGACATTTTGGCTCTCGATAATAATGTCATGAATGAGTTGGTAGCAAATGGCAAAACATTAAATCCATTAAGGATACCATATACAATCATTGCACAAATTAAAGAAGATCTGGCAGGATATTTAGTTGAACGACACATAAGAAATTGTACCCTTCTGGTTTGGTCTAATAGACATCTTCACCTAATTGCCCAAAAGTTGTATCTCAGCAACGATGATGACTTGCAAGAAATGCATGTGAATATGGCAGAATACTTCCTCGGTGCATGGTCGGGAGGCAGGAAGAAACCATTCTACAATGATCATAACTATTTCGAAAACTGCATTCCGAATGAACACAGGGGACTACATGACGAAATCCACTACAATGATGAGAATGAATTTGACAGGCAGGCTCCTGAGCAGCCATGGGCATTTCAATGCAATCCTCTACAGcctgatattttttttataaatcacagGAAAATGACAGAACTACTACATCATCTAACAAGATCTGGGATGACAGATGAAATAATGTCTGGGATTACAATGAATTTTAGCTGGCTCTACATGAtgatcaaaattggacaatttgaTAGGGCTTTGAGTGATATTGAAATAGCCTATAATTATTCACAAGAGAAAGAGCTGAAATTTCTCGCAAGTACCCTTCAAAGCATAAAAAACAAGGTTCTGAAAAATCCAGGATCACTTTCTGCTGAACTACAGCAAATACTTCTCCCGGTGGTGAGTTCTTTGCCTAAGTTCAGAAACCTTCTTGTAGAATGTGATAAAGATGGACCTAAATACTGTTCGATTGTCCCATTGCACTCTTCGATGGATGTGACTTATACCCCAGAAAGACTTTCTTTGTCTTCTAGCTCCTTGCATGTTACAGAGGTTCTCCCTACTTATAGCCCAAATATCATTATATCTGCACTGGAGAATGGCACAATCAGTACTTGGGATGTCGAAGCGAGGCAACTTCTGAGACAAATAACCACTACTCAGTTTGTAATCATGGGAATGAAGCTTACGGCAGATGAAAAATATCTTGTTGTATCCACAGCAAAAAATACTCTGTTAATCTACGACAACATAAACTCTTGCCTTCTGTCGGAAGTAGAAGTTAAAGGTTCCAAAAGTGTAGGAGGTGGGCCAAACCTAATCAATGGCTTCACGCTATCTCATACACATGCACTAGCCTGGCTGGAAGCAAGTAAAGATGTTAATGTTATAGATTTACTTTATGGGTGGCCACTTTATAATTTCCATTGCTGGTACGAAGTTACGTGCATCCAGTGTTCTTCAGATGGGCTATATGCATTTTGTGGCCAATACCTCAATACCACCACAATATTCCATTTAGGCACTGGCGAGAAGTTATCCACTGTAACTTCAGAATTTTCTGGTGGGTTTGTGAAATATATCCTTGTTCTCGATACAAGCCAAGAAGTGGTTATGATTGACAATGAAGGAAGCCTCTCTGTTTGGAATATAGAGGAAATAACCAATCCCCAACTTACGGAAGAGTTTGATTGTACAAAGGGAGACAGTGACGTTATTAGCACCGAGCTGTCCGAAGACCAAAGTGCACTTTTAATCTGTAAAGCGTTGAGCATTGAACTTCTAGACACACGTATGTGGAAAGTTTCCGAAAAGTTTAGAGCAAAACGCAATGAGCGATTTATATCAGCTGTTCTCTCCCGGAACTGTGACTGTATTATTGCTTCCATGGAAAATACCTCATCTATATTTGTTTGGCGAAGAGACACTGGGCAGTGCATGGCAAGTTTACAGGAGATCTCAGGGAGTATAGTCAAATTAGTAAAATCGAGCCATCATAACTTACTTTTGTCTCTGTCCATCAGTGGAGTGCTATCTATCTGGGACATTGACATCTTAACCGCAATGTCCAACATTGACAAGACTGGGAGAGctgttcacacagtattattgtctGGGAGAGGAGATTATATCTACTCTTTCGATGGATCAGAATATGTTCAAAAATGGAATTTTAACACAGGTTTCATTGAATCAGCCTTTAAACATGAAGGTACAGTTGAAAATGGTGTACTCACAGCTACTGGAGAACTGATGGTCACCTCAGATGACAAATGTAATCAATATGTATGGCATACCGGCACTGGTGAAAATCTCTTCCGGATTAGTGGTCAAAGAATATCTCAACTGTTAATTACACATAATGATCAATTTATAGTGTCTTTATGCGAGCAAAATGCATCCAGAGTATGGAGGCTCGCCACAGGCCATAAAGTATGTAATATCTTAGCTGCCTTAAAGAATGCACTTATCACGACTGCAAATACTTTTTTGATTGGAATGACCAAGAACAAACTTTTGGCCGTGAGCCTATGGACCGGAAGCATAACAAAAAAATTCTGCTGTGATGATGGATCGACCATCATCAACTTCAAGTTAATTCCGGACTGTCCAGAGTTTGTTGTATTCATGACATCCACCGAGACTGTGAACATCTGGAGCCTTGCTGAGGAAGCCATCTGTAAAAGAGTCCAGCTACCATGTAACTTCTTAAGAAATCTTAATGAATTTGAAATCTCTCCTAATGGAAAGCTTGGGATTATCACCCATGGAGATGAAAAGTTCAATGTTTTAGATCTTAACACCGGAAAACTCAGAGTGGTACACGCTTCGGGAATCATATGGAAGCAGAGCTTGTCTTGTGATGGACGTTATCTAGTCTACATTTGCTTCCAAAATGGAGAAGATGATGAAGATAATTCCGTCTCAAGTTTGATCGTGATGAGACTTGCAGATGGGAAAAGCATTGGTGCTTGCACATTATATAAAACGCCAACCTTTCTTGCACTCTCACAAAGGCACCTCAATATTGTTGTAGGGTTTGATGACGGAAGCATTGGCACTTACACTGTGGTGGATAGGGTTGATGCAACGTTAAAAATTAAAATTGCCACTTCCAATAGCCGTCAGATTTTCAATAACAAAACACACTTTCATAGGCCCAAATGCAATAACTACATGTACAAAATGGCACCTGACTGCTTATGGAGGGAATCCACTGAAGTGTTTGCCAGAGATAGCCCCATCACGGTTTCCGAATCTGGTGAAGGAACAGAGTCAACACCGaccaaaaaacataacttttgctatGAGAAAATGTGTTCGGCCATCGACTGCAGGGGGCAGAGCTTCGCCGCTAATAACTGA